The following are encoded together in the Candidatus Flexicrinis proximus genome:
- a CDS encoding glycosyltransferase family 39 protein — MIHPFSRRDWGIAAVCALLIAFVTVRALVPRPTYLDSFYHYNAAARLASGYGLTDRYVWVYLGLPPDAAQPITETPSHLYWMPMTSLLAGGFMAVFGQSFAVAQVPMALCLAGALLMAALAGGWIGGERRHAVLALVLMAASGTFADFWGEIDTFAPYALVGSAALASIVMARERGRMAWWLVAGLLCGAGHLTRSDGLLLLIVALIVVLTSPRKAGAAGLAAGYLAVMLPWFARMSQVVGAPLPLGGLQTAYLTDYLQIFRYPWQELSLGSVGLDALLQARLDALGGNLGTFFVSEGWLVLWPLMLWGLYRSPGALRLTVALFALGLHAAMILVFAWPGARGGLLHGAAALMPFWAAMVVTGAESFARLISRPRPKMYPFARSVVTALVVGLAALLTVFGLSPQKQAAEPVSISALRPLLNTQDRVMATDPARNYYYLGVGGAVLPDAPVERLAEMARTFALDYLVLEEIEADTDGALAATAPEQLNAILADTPPFLELVSDFGHTRLYRFVGAD; from the coding sequence ATGATTCATCCATTCAGCCGGCGCGACTGGGGCATTGCTGCCGTTTGCGCACTGCTCATCGCTTTCGTTACGGTCCGCGCGCTCGTGCCGCGCCCAACCTATCTCGACTCGTTCTACCATTACAATGCCGCGGCGCGGCTGGCGTCCGGCTACGGGCTGACAGACAGGTATGTGTGGGTGTATCTGGGGCTGCCGCCTGACGCTGCCCAGCCGATAACAGAGACGCCGTCGCATCTGTACTGGATGCCGATGACCTCGCTGCTGGCGGGCGGGTTCATGGCGGTATTCGGCCAGAGTTTCGCGGTCGCGCAGGTCCCCATGGCGCTGTGCCTGGCCGGCGCACTGCTGATGGCGGCGCTGGCGGGCGGCTGGATTGGCGGCGAAAGACGGCATGCCGTGCTTGCTCTGGTATTGATGGCGGCCAGCGGCACGTTCGCGGATTTCTGGGGCGAAATCGATACGTTTGCGCCGTATGCGCTGGTAGGGTCAGCGGCGCTGGCGTCGATCGTCATGGCGCGCGAACGCGGACGCATGGCATGGTGGCTGGTCGCGGGCCTGCTGTGCGGCGCGGGGCATCTGACGCGCTCTGACGGCCTGCTGCTGCTGATCGTCGCCCTGATCGTGGTGCTGACCTCGCCCCGGAAAGCCGGCGCAGCCGGCCTGGCCGCCGGATACCTGGCCGTGATGCTGCCGTGGTTCGCGCGGATGAGTCAAGTCGTCGGGGCGCCGCTGCCATTGGGCGGCCTGCAGACCGCCTACCTGACCGATTACCTCCAGATCTTCCGCTATCCGTGGCAGGAATTGAGCCTTGGGTCGGTCGGGCTGGATGCGCTGCTTCAGGCACGCCTGGATGCGCTTGGCGGGAACCTCGGCACCTTCTTTGTCAGCGAAGGCTGGCTGGTGTTGTGGCCGCTGATGCTGTGGGGGCTGTACCGGTCACCAGGTGCGCTGCGCTTGACCGTCGCCTTGTTCGCGCTGGGGCTGCACGCGGCGATGATCCTCGTTTTCGCATGGCCGGGCGCGCGCGGCGGACTGCTGCACGGCGCGGCGGCGCTGATGCCATTCTGGGCGGCCATGGTCGTCACAGGCGCCGAGTCGTTTGCGCGGCTGATCAGCCGTCCCCGGCCGAAGATGTATCCGTTTGCACGTTCGGTGGTCACTGCGCTGGTCGTCGGGCTGGCCGCGCTGCTGACGGTCTTTGGCCTGTCCCCGCAGAAGCAGGCCGCTGAACCCGTTTCGATCAGCGCGCTCCGGCCGCTGCTAAACACGCAAGACCGCGTTATGGCGACCGATCCGGCGCGCAACTACTACTATCTGGGCGTCGGGGGTGCTGTGCTGCCTGATGCGCCGGTCGAACGGCTGGCGGAGATGGCGCGGACCTTCGCGCTGGATTACCTGGTCCTCGAAGAGATCGAGGCGGATACGGACGGGGCGCTCGCGGCCACCGCGCCCGAACAGCTCAACGCCATTCTGGCGGACACGCCGCCGTTCCTGGAGCTGGTGAGCGATTTTGGACACACGCGGCTTTACCGGTTTGTCGGGGCGGACTGA